In the Limanda limanda chromosome 1, fLimLim1.1, whole genome shotgun sequence genome, one interval contains:
- the prlhr2b gene encoding prolactin releasing hormone receptor 2b, with protein sequence MGEQHSGSAGVTQPSGSGEQTEGHIYEVAVQSNSTNHTSQFADVALLQKFKSLIIPCYVLVVVVGVFGNYLLLYVICRTRKMHSVTNFFIGNLAFSDMLMCVTCVPFTLAYAFNPHGWVFGRSMCYLVFLVQPVTVYVSVFTLTAIAVDRYYATVHPLKKRTSVATCASVLTGIWLLSCGLVAPAVAHTYHVEFKEEGFTICEEFWLGQEKERFAYAYSTLLVTYVLPLSAVFISYLCITVKLRNCVAPGHRTQGQAGVQQARKRKIFRLVALLVSAFAVCWLPIHVFNVLRDVDIHLINKRYFLLIQLLCHLCAMSSSCCNPFLYAWLHDRFRTELRKMFECRHRIGAPANQCAASVV encoded by the exons ATGGGAGAGCAACACAGTGGCTCGGCCGGAGTCACACAGCCGTCTGGGTCGGGCGAGCAGACGGAGGGACACATTTACGAGGTTGCGGTGCAGAGCAACTCCACTAATCACACCTCCCAGTTTGCAGATGTGGCCCTGCTGCAGAAGTTCAAGTCCCTCATTATCCCCTGCTACgtactggtggtggtggtaggcGTCTTCGGCAATTACCTGCTCCTCTATGTCATCTGCCGAACCCGAAAGATGCACAGTGTCACCAACTTCTTCATCGGCAACCTGGCCTTCTCCGACATGCTCATGTGTGTGACTTGTGTCCCCTTCACCCTCGCCTACGCCTTCAATCCACACGGTTGGGTGTTTGGCCGCTCGATGTGTTATCTGGTGTTTCTCGTCCAGCCGGTCACGGTCTACGTTTCAGTCTTCACACTCACAGCCATCGCGGTGGACAG ATATTACGCAACCGTCCATCCCCTGAAGAAGCGCACCTCCGTGGCCACCTGTGCCTCTGTCCTCACTGGCATCTGGCTGCTGTCCTGTGGGCTGGTGGCTCCGGCAGTGGCCCACACCTACCACGTCGAATTCAAGGAGGAAGGCTTCACCATCTGTGAGGAGTTCTGGTTGggacaagagaaagaaagattcGCTTATGCATACAGCACCCTGCTGGTCACATATGTCCTGCCGCTGTCGGCCGTCTTCATCTCGTATCTCTGCATCACTGTCAAACTGAGGAACTGTGTTGCCCCGGGCCACAGGACACAAGGCCAGGCAGGGGTTCAGCAGGCTCGGAAGAGGAAGATCTTTCGCCTGGTCGCACTCCTGGTGTCTGCCTTCGCCGTGTGCTGGCTCCCGATCCACGTGTTCAACGTGCTGCGAGACGTCGACATTCACCTCATTAACAAGCGCTACTTTTTACTCATACAGCTGCTGTGCCACCTGTGCGCCATGAGCTCCTCTTGTTGTAACCCTTTCCTCTACGCATGGCTACACGACCGCTTCCGCACGGAGCTGCGGAAGATGTTCGAGTGCCGCCACCGTATTGGAGCGCCCGCCAATCAGTGTGCCGCCAGTGTGGTCTAG
- the LOC133013300 gene encoding trichohyalin-like, producing the protein MSLADLQWCPTSVQVTVLQARGLRVKGKGGTNDAYAVMHLGKEKYQTSVVEKSIAPVWREEAAFDLPPLLLLHQGGGEGGGGGGGGGGGGGGAGERGTLRVHVLHRALVGPDKQLGQAVINLLQLSDDKTRSKSEWFKLLDKTGKADKDRGEVLVDIQFMRNNMTASMFDLSAAGKSRSRLGKFKDKVRGKKKDSDSASGLVPSFSHVLTDSEGEAIGDEEMAAGKDEKKKKHKMKSLFSSKSNLQKNMSQSMSVLPVKNSSLSGSQSSGLNMDSSEGKKKFKFKIPKRSGSSDGKDSSSSHQKHVAEEQSNLCINGSHVYREERQTRTSRIGSNFSLASSGHGSMEDVPESSLQSVESLQAVRQYSAWTEEEEEEETADVEHLTEDMEEHRKDEEEITRMEEEMRRRKEDEDDRKREEAVERLAEQKRRQDEEERKRIEEEKVRREEEERVKKQEEALERLAEEKRQEEEERKRIEEEKVRREEEERLRKQEEALERLAEEKRQEEEERKRIEEEKVRREEEERLRKQEEALERLAEEKRRQEEERKRIEEEEKVRREQEQMILRKRQKEEEQVRREEQQQRERLEEEKKRREEQERKRVEEEVERIRMEEERAQEDSMREEERIRRQEEESRLAQEERRMEEERMIEEEKVTKEEERRRKEEEQMRRREVEECEVKRKLQDQQKKQQEEEERIRKEEEMRQEEEERARKEKEEDERLAEERRKLGQKERERMEDEERIKREKDERMRMEEEKRREEEEAERVRREVKEKRRLEEQERTIIEEAEKRQREEAERIMKEEEDRARKEKEEYEKLVEEKRKLEEQERRQKEEKERIRHEEEEKIRIEEERRTRAEDEERAKKKEVERLAEEKKRLEEQEKRRIEEERKILREKEERKRRLEEAGREKREEEARKLETEKLKDAEVQKKKERTTKEGHKAAGKKLRVAEENPAGVTCTNPFDETGSDNPFEDVPDSPAAPKVSKVKPGYPSAVSSVGSETRSTDQRDLIGAQRDKRPAPQPPRGNVAESPREQDVSKPHPAQTNKQSNDKDVKTASVLPQRSVQVIAPLSQSRTDMKNPQSSMQSTDAKGAGGLAKHSKRPAPSRPSVEEELSSEPKSLSVSLGVGPETKQVPVIYSSNPFENDEDEPTAQDDSPTPGSVHWPPVASQDAASQAKLKSSKMARAPPPPPTSSTLEQQNADGGHITDAAGVAAPDKAAKQTRAPQPEVKITAAVQDTSLKEPQPARAQSTAEVTGVKKEGPPPTSRRLQPVKPLNPQEQKPAPVVQSEKNNNSTEIEKKREVQDKTKILSQVNDSGPKGPYTQLTQKELIALVLKQEKQLSEKDKTIAELELYIDNLLVRVIEESPSILMSLNSLKRTV; encoded by the exons ATGTCCCTGGCGGATCTGCAGTGGTGTCCCACCAGCGTCCAGGTAACGGTCCTCCAAGCCCGAGGCCTCCGGGTGAAGGGGAAGGGAGGCACCAACGATGCGTACGCGGTCATGCACCTGGGCAAGGAGAAGTACCAGACCTCCGTGGTGGAGAAGAGCATCGCTCCggtgtggagggaggaggccGCGTTCGAcctgccgccgctgctgctgctgcaccagggaggaggagaaggaggtggaggaggaggtggtggaggaggaggtggtggaggagcaggagagcgCGGCACGTTGCGAGTCCACGTCCTGCACCGGGCCCTGGTGGGTCCGGACAAACAGCTGGGACAGGCTGTCAtcaacctgctgcagctcagtgacgACAAGACCCGAAGCAAGAGCGA ATGGTTTAAGTTGCTGGACAAGACCGGCAAGGCGgacaaagacagaggagaggttCTTGTGGACATCCAGTTCATGAGGAACAACATGACCGCCAGCATGTtcgacctctctgctgcaggaaagTCCCGGTCCCGACTGGGCaagttcaaggacaaagttcgCGGCAAGAAGAAGGACTCGGACTCTGCGTCTGGCCTGGTGCCGTCCTTCAGTCATGTTCTGACGGACAGCGAGGGGGAGGCAATCGGAGATGAGGAGATGGCTGCTGGGaaggatgagaagaagaagaaacataaaatgaagtctttgttttcttccaaGTCCAACCTGCAGAAGAACATGTCTCAATCCATGTCTGTTCTGCCCGTGAAGAACTCGTCGCTAAGCGGCAGCCAATCGTCTGGTCTGAATATGGATTCCTCCGAGG GTAAAAAGAAATTCAAGTTCAAGATTCCCAAACGCTCAGGCAGCTCAGACGGCAAAGATTCCTCCTCTAGTCACCAGAAACATGTCGCCGAAGAACAGAGTAACTTGTGCATCAATGGCAGCCATGTTTACCGTGAAGAGCGACAGACTCGAACCTCTCGCATCGGGTCAAACTTCAGTCTGGCCAGTTCAGGCCATGGATCCATGGAAGATGTCCCTGAAAGCTCCCTTCAATCTGTGGAGTCGCTTCAGGCAGTGAGGCAATATTCCGCctggacagaagaggaggaagaggaggagacggctgATGTAGAACATTTGACAGAGGACATGGAGGAACATagaaaggatgaagaggaaataacaaggatggaggaggagatgaggaggagaaaagaagatgaagatgatagGAAACGAGAAGAAGCTGTTGAGAGACTGGCTGAGCAGAAAAGGAGACAAgatgaggaagaaagaaaaaggattgAAGAAGAGAAGGttagacgagaggaagaggagagggtgaaGAAGCAAGAAGAAGCTCTTGAGAGGTTGGCTgaggagaagagacaagaggaggaagaaagaaaaaggattgAAGAAGAGAAGGttagacgagaggaagaggagaggttgaGGAAGCAAGAAGAAGCTCTTGAGAGGTTGGCTgaggagaagagacaagaggaggaagaaagaaaaaggattgAAGAAGAGAAGGttagacgagaggaagaggagaggttgaGGAAACAAGAAGAAGCTCTTGAGAGGTTGGCTGAGGAGAAGCGGagacaggaggaagaaagaaaaaggattgaagaagaagagaaagttaGACGGGAGCAAGAGCAAATGATTTTGAGGAAGAGAcaaaaagaggaggagcaggttaggagagaagaacaacaacagcgTGAGAGActtgaggaggaaaagaagagacgagaggaacaagaaagaaagagagttgAGGAGGAAGTAGAAAGGATtaggatggaggaagagagggccCAGGAAGACAGtatgagagaagaggagaggatcaGGAGACAAGAAGAAGAGTCTAGGTTAgcacaggaagagaggagaatggaagaagaaagaatgattgaggaagagaaagttacaaaggaggaagagaggaggagaaaagaggaagaacaaatgAGAAGACGGGAGGTGGAAGAGTGTGAGGTAAAGAGGAAACTACAGGATCAACAAAAGAagcaacaggaggaagaggaaaggattaggaaagaggaggagatgagacaggaggaagaggagagggctagaaaagaaaaggaagaagatgagagattggcagaggaaagaaggaaactAGGGcagaaagaaagggaaaggatggaggatgaagagagaatTAAAAGGGAGAAAGACGAAAGGAtgaggatggaggaagagaagaggagggaagaagaggaagcagagagggtTAGGAGGGAAGtcaaggagaagaggagactgGAGGAACAGGAGAGGACGATAATTGAGGAAGCAGAAAAAAGGCAaagggaggaagcagagagaattatgaaagaggaagaggatagggctaggaaggaaaaggaagaatATGAGAAATTGgtagaagaaaagaggaaactgGAGGAAcaagagagaagacagaaagaggaaaaggagagaatTAGACacgaagaggaagaaaagattaggattgaagaggagaggaggacaagagcagaggatgaagagcgGGCTAAAAAGAAAGAAGTAGAAAGATTggcagaggaaaagaagagacTAGAGGaacaagagaagaggaggattgaagaggaaaggaaaattctaagggagaaagaggaaaggaagaggaggttggaggaagctgggagggagaaaagagaggaagaggccaGAAAGCTGGAGACGGAAAAGTTAAAAGACGCAGAAgtacagaagaaaaaagaacGTACAACCAAGGAAGGACACAAAGCTGCCGGGAAGAAACTCCGAGTGGCAGAGGAGAATCCTGCAGGAGTCACCTGCACTAATCCCTTTGATGAGACCGGCTCTGATAATCCCTTCGAGGACGTCCCTGACTCACCTGCTGCACCCAaagtgtcaaaggtcaaaccagG ATATCCATCTGCTGTGTCATCAGTGGGAAGCGAGACTCGCTCCACCGATCAAAGGGACCTGATTGGAGCTCAGCGGGACAAGCGACCGGCTCCTCAGCCTCCAAGAGGGAATGTAGCCGAGAGTCCGAGGGAGCAAGATGTCTCCAAACCACATCCGGCACAAACGAACAAGCAGAGTAATGACAAAGACGTCAAAACCGCCAGTGTTCTCCCTCAGCGTTCGGTGCAAGTAATCGCTCCCCTGAGTCAATCCCGAACAGACATGAAGAACCCTCAGAGCTCCATGCAAAGTACTGACGCCAAAGGAGCAGGAGGTTTGGCCAAACACAGTAAACGCCCTGCACCATCTAGACCTTCAGTGGAAGAGGAGCTGTCCTCTGAACCTAAAAGCCTCTCTGTTTCCTTGGGGGTTGGCCCAGAGACAAAACAAGTCCCTGTCATTTATAGCTCAAATCCCTTCGAAAACGACGAAGATGAGCCTACAGCACAAGATGATTCACCAACACCCGGTTCAGTCCACTGGCCACCAGTCGCGTCCCAAGATGCCGCCTCTCAGGCGAAACTCAAATCCTCCAAAATGGCCcgtgctcctccacctcctcccacatCAAGCACTTTAGAACAACAAAACGCCGACGGAGGCCACATTACCGACGCTGCCGGTGTCGCTGCACCCGATAAAGCTGCAAAGCAAACGCGTGCCCCACAGCCAGAGGTCAAGATCACTGCTGCCGTCCAGGACACGTCACTGAAAGAGCCGCAGCCGGCGAGAGCACAGAGCACTGCAGAGGTGACGGGTGTGAAAAAGGAAGGGCCTCCTCCGACGTCCCGCAG gCTTCAGCCGGTAAAACCTCTTAATCCTCAGGAACAGAAACCCGCTCCCGTTGTTCAGTCGGAGAAAAATAACAACTCCACAGAAattgagaagaaaagagaagttcAGGATAAAACAAAG ATTCTCTCGCAGGTAAATGACAGTGGGCCCAAAGGACCGTACACCCAGCTGACTCAGAAGGAACTCATCGCCCTGGTGCTGAAACAGGAGAAGCAGCTTTCTGAGAAGGACAAGACGATAGCAGAGCTGGAGCTGTACATCGACAACTTACTCGTGCGCGTCATCGAAGAGAGCCCCAGCATCCTGATGTCATTGAACTCTCTGAAGAGAACGGTGTAG
- the brf2 gene encoding transcription factor IIIB 50 kDa subunit: protein MPGPGLRCPGCGSSNIIDDDLHCQTQRVCVDCGAVVSEGTLVNDVMGGADVSYSHTTAVARKPCPNLLYGIQRVRAMCRTLRVNPEIETLSQTNFTQAYQHEHFINVSLQRKEVLGGCCVLVSCRLLNWPITMGTISCLLDADPMVLGEIYKEMVQTLNITAPTISITDVMEAHSQEYKISPLHAPEEFSADPRLLNKRAVALVELAADTWIVTGRQPVPIMMSAIYLAWQSLKPTKQRLKLTLEKFCKIAKVNKQKVAMKRVAEMKEVLCKLGNELPWVREDLTPENVVIHVEDILQHRFALLRRALRTHEETQLEEGRTSCEDSQNEKSVPSEIPEIPNTSSVERCEVRTDVFEQPGDGDDNLCTSPEPHGGTQGNQEPNWGKRVLFAPPCVVHPKKRRRAPHPECKDVTGDEEICDIEIDSYIRTPREVREFALVQQMLSEKEDANVSH from the exons ATGCCTGGGCCGGGTCTGCGCTGCCCGGGCTGCGGCTCCTCCAACATCATCGACGACGACCTGCACTGCCAGACCCAGCGGGTGTGCGTGGACTGCGGGGCGGTGGTGTCCGAGGGGACGCTGGTCAACGATGTGATGGGAGGAGCAG ATGTCAGCTACAGCCATACCACAGCTGTGGCCAGAAAACCATGTCCAAACCTGCTATACG GTATACAGCGTGTGAGAGCCATGTGTCGGACTCTAAGGGTCAACCCTGAAATAGAGACTCTCTCGCAAACCAATTTCACGCAGGCCTATCAGCATGAACATTTCATCAACGTGAGCCTCCAGAGGAAGGAAGTTCTCGGCGGGTGCTGTGTGCTTGTTAGCTGCAGGCTGCTTAACTGGCCCATCACCATGGGAACCATCAGCTGCCTGCTGGATGCCGACCCAATGGTGCTGGGAGAAATTTATAAAGAAATGGTCCAGACTCTCAACATTACGGCTCCGACGATAAGCATCACTGATGTAATGGAGGCCCACAGTCAGGA GTATAAAATTAGCCCTCTTCACGCTCCTGAAGAATTTTCTGCAGACCCTCGGCTGTTGAACAAGCGAGCAGTAGCTCTGGTGGAGCTGGCAGCGGACACCTGGATCGTTACCGGCCGTCAGCCCGTCCCCATCATGATGTCGGCGATCTATTTGGCTTGGCAGTCGCTGAAACCCACCAAGCAACGACTGAAACTCACTCTGGAAAAATTCTGTAAGATCGCCAAAGTGAATAAGCAAAAGGTGGCTATGAAGAGAGTCGCTGAGATGAAGGAGGTGCTGTGTAAGCTGGGCAATGAACTCCCCTGGGTCAGGGAAGACCTGACTCCAGAGAATGTGGTAATACATGTTGAGGATATCCTGCAGCACAGGTTCGCCCTGCTAAGGAGGGCTCTGAGAACCCATGAGGAAACCCAGCTGGAGGAGGGTCGGACCAGCTGTGAGGACTCTCAGAATGAGAAGAGCGTTCCATCTGAAATCCCCGAAATTCCAAATACCTCCTCTGTGGAACGATGCGAAGTAAGAACTGATGTGTTTGAGCAACCAGGAGACGGAGATGATAATCTGTGCACGTCGCCTGAGCCGCACGGCGGCACTCAGGGGAACCAAGAGCCAAACTGGGGGAAGAGAGTGCTGTTTGCTCCCCCGTGTGTGGTTCACcccaagaagaggaggagggcgccACATCCAGAGTGCAAAGATGTAACTGGTGATGAAGAAATCTGCGACATTGAAATTGACTCATACATTCGCACGCCCCGAGAAGTGAGAGAATTCGCCCTAGTGCAGCAGATGTTGTCTGAAAAAGAGGATGCCAATGTTTCTCATTGA